A single genomic interval of Drosophila virilis strain 15010-1051.87 chromosome 2, Dvir_AGI_RSII-ME, whole genome shotgun sequence harbors:
- the LOC6630769 gene encoding diacylglycerol kinase theta, with product MTNKMADGGHSFVKKTFHKPTYCHHCSDLLWGLIQQGYICEVCNFIIHERCVSSVVTPCSGIAPCIIKNPVAHCWSEPTHHKRKFCTVCRKRLDETPAVHCLVCEYFAHTECQDFAVPDCTENATYVPGKELLNVRHQHHWREGNLPSTSKCAYCKKTCWSSECLTGYRCEWCGMTTHAGCRMYLPTECNFGILQPIYLPPHSVSIPRTEVPIEAIIGVQVKSKTSLVRDYSCPSPELGAEAAAGQVGASGLCLKELLELHRQRLELSKQHFLLSTPPTPTSCGSMSLCVSPTPSLTVGESSNYQDQDQEEPDAEEDDYDQQCNTTEHDSALQLTTASSNLATGPLQKSPSANSSLHLIYTSLFRKLGHGQGRRRRRRGASTSEQEEEEEDDVDVDGGVCDISGGDLSDDYDHCDVLLRKRCSHRSPRDVSETDYHGDVELETAPRESCYETSDTGGELTNTEDLDSSMNLISNLSYNSSNSNTSNTSEQRQIQARSTATATAAAAARGVGPAPGPIPALSALAGRNPKTGALLKAKPKLKPKPILSAPKHKGGSASSPNSSDCSSASPAPAAEPATALLQLSPVGRSKSFQEPGVARYKKYGRGLFQRRRSKRSPKGGAKSNYSLDRLSQNIEITIQDEDGNYQPYDDNYHTLSAARLPLDTDADGYDDVEYEDLYLDDRPHSAGDDIAGDISDGATSSRSRASDADAQGQGHVLDRLLRRVRGLSAGWRKPRYQKRRARSISEEFSSGDAPRFKDEESLGKAESSHGANTAGGGSSGGGGTGASSGGGGTGGSSTYYRPDATGHKSEKSEKDREKKEKEREEKDIEMIKVFDGNNSFRRQQYRAIIVQRTYTLEQLLTTALRAFHITRDPQAFYLTDLYAATGMEDAALQDPTPVLNLTHLEGKRPAMFLRFQDKDRGHVRVYPGKLQCSLEDPYVNVPVDNTTVIKDLIRDALDKFGLQDNQIQDYRCSEVLLDRGVTERILSWNERPWDIMKQLGKDSIRQMELMRFYMQHKQDPHGPNIALFVGNLPTGLSQRNYEQILSKYVTDENKFISIGPIYYEYGSVVLTFEDSQKAVRAFYNLRETIIEDKKLLVLLLPNIEPSMVPSDVRPLLVFVNVKSGGCQGLELISSFRKLLNPYQVFDLDNGGPLPGLYVFRQITNYKILVCGGDGTIGWVLQCLDNVGQDSECSSPPCAIVPLGTGNDLARVLCWGSGYTGGEDPLNMLRDVIEAEEIRLDRWTVVFHPEDKPEEPAMKAPSQTTGKKKKAHQAHLSQQTNQHHQLPALTSSDISGGAQNEDNSQIFVMNNYFGIGIDADLCLDFHNAREENPNQFNSRLRNKGYYVKMGLRKIVGRKTVKDLQKELRLEVDGKVVELPPVDGIIILNILSWGSGANPWGPDKDDQFSTPNHYDGMLEVVGVTGVVHLGQIQSGIRTAMRIAQGGHIKIHLNTDMPVQVDGEPWIQSPGDVVVLKSALKATMLKKTKSKRRLTEPHISPAVLSLSLAGSTSAMQAVPQQSQLQQQQQQQQQQQQQQQQQQQQQQQQQQQQQQQLENGDKDISVPPSLHLGSS from the exons TTTGCAACTTTATCATACACGAGCGATGTGTCAGCAGCGTGGTAACGCCCTGTTCCGGTATTGCGCCATGCATTATAAAG AATCCCGTCGCCCATTGTTGGTCGGAGCCAACCCATCACAAGAGAAAATTCTGCACCGTTTGCCGTAAGAGATTGGATGAAACGCCAGCGGTGCATTGTTTAG TCTGCGAATATTTCGCGCATACCGAGTGCCAAGATTTTGCTGTGCCCGATTGCACCGAGAATGCAACATACGTGCCTGGCAAGGAATTGCTTAATGTGCGGCATCAA CATCATTGGCGAGAGGGAAATCTTCCATCAACGTCCAAATGCGCTTACTGCAAAAAGACCTGTTGGTCCTCGGAATGCCTAACAG GCTATCGGTGCGAGTGGTGTGGCATGACCACGCACGCCGGATGTCGCATGTACCTGCCAACCGAATGTAATTTTGGTATATTACAACCTATCTACTTACCTCCGCATTCAGTTTCGATACCACGTACTGAGGTGCCAATTGAGGCGATTATTGGCGTCCAAGTCAAATCCAAGACGTCGCTCGTGCGCGACTATTCGTGTC CCAGCCCGGAGCTCGGTGCAGAGGCCGCGGCTGGTCAAGTTGGTGCGTCCGGTTTGTGTCTCAAGGAGCTCTTGGAGCTCCATAGACAGCGACTCGAGCTAtcgaaacaacattttttactTTCAACGCCGCCCACGCCCACCTCCTGTGGCTCCATGTCACTCTGTGTCTCACCCACGCCCTCGCTAACAGTGGGCGAGTCAAGCAACTACCAGGATCAGGATCAGGAAGAGCCAGATGCTGAGGAGGATGACTACGACCAGCAGTGCAATACGACGGAGCATGACAGCGCCCTGCAGCTAACCACGGCCTCCAGCAATTTGGCCACAGGGCCCTTGCAGAAGTCGCCCTCGGCCAACTCCTCGCTGCATCTGATCTACACGAGCCTGTTTCGTAAGCTGGGCCACGGCCAGGGGCGACGACGTCGCCGGCGCGGCGCCTCTACCAGCGaacaggaggaggaggaggaagatgatgtggatgtggatggcGGTGTCTGTGATATAAGTGGCGGCGATTTGAGTGACGATTACGATCACTGCGATGTGCTGCTACGGAAGCGCTGCTCGCATCGATCGCCGCGCGATGTCAGCGAGACGGATTACCATGGCGACGTGGAGCTGGAGACGGCGCCGCGGGAGAGCTGCTACGAGACGTCCGACACGGGCGGCGAGCTGACAAACACCGAGGATCTCGACTCCAGCATGAATCTGATCAGCAACCTTAGCTATAATAGTAGTAATAGTAACACCTCCAACACCTCCGAGCAGCGCCAGATCCAGGCGCGTTCCactgccacagccacagccgcagccgccgccaGGGGTGTGGGCCCCGCCCCAGGACCAATCCCTGCCTTAAGCGCGCTCGCTGGCCGCAACCCAAAGACTGGTGCTCTCCTGAAAGCCAAGCCCAAGCTCAAGCCCAAGCCCATACTCAGTGCGCCCAAGCACAAGGGCGGCTCCGCGAGCTCACCCAATTCCAGCGACTGCTCCTCGGCATCGCCCGCGCCCGCGGCCGAGCCCGCCACGGCGCTCCTGCAGCTGTCACCGGTGGGACGCAGCAAATCGTTTCAGGAGCCGGGCGTTGCCCGTTACAAAAAATACGGACGCGGCCTGTTCCAGCGTCGTCGATCGAAGCGTTCGCCCAAAGGCGGCGCCAAGAGCAACTACAGCCTGGACAGGCTGTCGCAGAATATCGAGATAACCATACAGGATGAGGATGGCAATTATCAGCCATACGATGACAATTATCATACGCTCTCCGCGGCACGTCTGCCGCTCGACACGGATGCCGATGGCTACGACGATGTCGAATATGAGGATCTGTATCTGGACGATCGGCCGCACAGCGCCGGCGATGACATTGCTGGCGATATCAGCGATGGCGCCACCAGCAGTCGATCCCGCGCCAGCGACGCGGATGCCCAGGGCCAGGGTCATGTGCTCGATCGGCTGCTGCGGCGCGTCCGCGGCCTGTCCGCCGGCTGGCGCAAGCCGCGCTACCAGAAGCGCAGAG CACGCAGTATATCGGAGGAATTTAGCAGCGGGGATGCACCACGCTTCAAGGACGAGGAGTCGCTGGGCAAGGCCGAGTCCTCGCATGGCGCAAACACggccggcggcggcagcagcggagGAGGGGGAACTGGTGCTTCTAGCGGTGGTGGCGGCACAGGTGGCTCGTCCACATACTATCGCCCCGACGCCACGGGGCACAAGTCCGAAAAGTCGGAAAAGGACCGCGAGAAGAAGGAAAAGGAGCGCGAGGAGAAGGACATAG AGATGATCAAGGTATTTGACGGCAACAACTCATTCCGGCGCCAACAGTACCGTGCGATCATCGTGCAGCGTACCTATACGCTGGAACAATTACTGACAACCGCCTTGCGGGCGTTTCATATAACGCGCGATCCGCAGGCGTTCTATCTGACCGATCTGTATGCGGCCACTGGCATGGAGGATGCAGCGCTGCAGGATCCGACTCCGGTGTTGAATCTAACACACCTGGAGGGCAAGCGACCGGCCATGTTTCTCAGGTTTCAGGACAAGGACAGAGGACATGTGCGCGTGTATCCCGGCAAATTGCAATGCTCACTGGAAGATCCCTATGTCAATGTGCCTGTCGATAATACAACAGTTATCAAGGACTTGATACGAGACGCACTCGACAAATTCGGTCTACAAGATAACCAAATACAGGACTATAG ATGCTCGGAGGTGCTGCTCGATCGCGGCGTGACCGAACGCATTCTCTCGTGGAATGAACGTCCGTGGGATATTATGAAGCAGCTGGGCAAGGATTCCATTCGCCAAATGGAACTGATGCGCTTCTATATGCAGCACAAGCAGGATCCCCACGGGCCGAACATTGCGCTCTTTGTGGGCAACCTGCCCACAGGACTCTCGCAGCGCAACTACGAGCAGATCCTCAGCAAATATGTAACCGATGAGAATAAGTTCATCAGCATTGGACCCATCTACTACGAGTACGGCTCGGTAGTGCTCACATTCGAGGATTCTCAAAAGGCG GTTCGTGCATTCTACAATCTACGCGAGACGATCATCGAGGACAAGAAACTGTTGGTGCTGCTCTTGCCGAACATTGAGCCCAGCATGGTGCCCTCGGATGTGAGGCCCCTGCTGGTCTTTGTGAATGTTAAGTCCGGCGGCTGTCAGGGCCTCGAACTAATATCGAGCTTTAGGAAACTACTGAATCCGTATCAGGTCTTTGACCTGGATAACGGAGGTCCGCTGCCAGG GCTGTACGTGTTCCGGCAGATCACGAACTACAAGATCTTGGTGTGCGGCGGCGATGGCACCATTGGCTGGGTGTTGCAGTGCCTGGACAATGTTGGCCAGGACTCGGAATGCTCTAGTCCACCGTGCGCTATTGTACCCCTAGGTACAG GCAACGATCTGGCTCGTGTTTTATGTTGGGGTTCCGGCTACACCGGTGGCGAGGATCCCCTCAATATGCTGCGCGATGTCATCGAGGCCGAGGAGATACGCTTGGATCGTTGGACTGTCGTCTTTCATCCGGAAGACAAGCCCGAAGAGCCGGCCATGAAGGCGCCCTCACAAACAACGGGTAAGAAGAAGAAGGCTCACCAAGCACATCTATCGCAACAAACAAATCAGCATCATCAATTACCGGCTCTGACATCGAGTGATATATCAG GTGGCGCTCAGAATGAGGACAACTCGCAGATCTTTGTGATGAACAACTATTTTGGCATTGGCATCGATGCCGATCTGTGTCTGGACTTTCACAATGCCCGTGAGGAGAATCCCAATCAATTCAATTCCCGGCTGCGCAACAAGGGCTACTATGTTAAAATGGGCTTACGTAAGATTGTGGGACGCAAAACGGTCAAGGATTTGCAGAAGGAGCTGCGCCTAGAGGTCGACGGCAAGGTGGTCGAGCTGCCACCCGTCGATGGCATCatcatattaaatatattgag CTGGGGCAGCGGCGCGAATCCCTGGGGTCCGGACAAGGATGATCAGTTCAGCACGCCCAATCACTACGATGGCATGCTGGAGGTTGTGGGCGTGACGGGCGTCGTGCACCTGGGCCAGATACAGTCGGGCATACGCACGGCCATGCGCATTGCACAG GGTGGCCACatcaaaatacatttaaacaCCGATATGCCGGTGCAGGTGGACGGCGAGCCATGGATTCAGAGTCCCGGCGACGTGGTCGTGCTCAAGTCCGCGCTCAAG GCCACCATGCTGAAGAAAACGAAGAGCAAACGACGCCTAACGGAGCCGCATATCTCGCCGGCGGTGCTCAGCCTCTCGCTCGCGGGCAGCACCTCGGCCATGCAGGCTGTGCCGCAGCAGtcgcagctacaacaacaacaacaacaacaacaacagcagcaacaacaacaacaacagcagcagcagcagcagcagcaacaacaacaacagcagcagcaacagctcgaGAATGGCGACAAGGATATTTCGGTGCCGCCTTCGCTGCATTTGGGCAGCTCCTAG